One region of Eupeodes corollae chromosome 1, idEupCoro1.1, whole genome shotgun sequence genomic DNA includes:
- the LOC129941609 gene encoding heparin sulfate O-sulfotransferase isoform X1 has translation MRFRKLKMLSTTKPLVCITISGILVTTCLCYWLLYSEVRLETFHDGMRMTFAPPKAGRLAANDLNPDYDYDENLVVLYNRVPKTGSTSFVNIAYDLCKKNRFHVLHINVTANMHALSLPNQVTFVRNVTKWREMKPALYHGHMAFLDFSKFQIAHKPIYINIVRKPLDRLVSYYYFLRYGDNYRPNLVRKKAGNKMTFDKCVESKQPDCDPKNMWLQIPFFCGHAAECWEPGSEWALNQAKHNLVNEYFLVGVTEQMEDFVDLLERSLPRIFKGFREHYQHSNKSHLRQTSWKIAPSEETVAAIMNSKIWQMENDLYEFALAQFQFNKKKLTIPDKNNRLQKFMYEKIRPK, from the exons ATGAGATTTAGAAAACTGAAGATGTTATCAACAACAAAGCCACTGGTTTGCATTACTATCAGCGGAATTTTGGTCACAACATGTCTATGCTATTGGCTTTTGTATTCCGAAGTGCGGCTAGAAACATTCCATGACGGTATGCGTATGACTT TTGCGCCGCCCAAAGCTGGACGACTTGCTGCAAATGATTTAAATCCAGATTACGATTATGATGAGAATCTAGTGGTTCTGTATAATCGTGTGCCGAAGACTGGTTCCACCAGCTTCGTTAATATTGCCTATGATCTATGCAAGAAGAATCGCTTTCATGTCCTGCATATCAATGTCACGGCCAACATGCATGCTCTATCGTTGCCCAATCAG GTGACATTTGTGAGGAATGTTACGAAGTGGCGCGAAATGAAACCGGCACTATATCATGGCCATATGGCCTTTCTTGACTTCTCCAA ATTCCAAATAGCACATAAACCAATTTACATTAATATAGTTCGTAAGCCTTTAGATAGATtagtttcttattattattttcttcgttATGGGGACAACTATCGACCGAATTTAGTCCGCAAGAAGGCTGGCAACAAAATG ACATTTGACAAATGTGTCGAATCCAAACAACCTGACTGTGATCCGAAGAATATGTGGCTACAAATTCCATTCTTTTGTGGACATGCAGCCGAGTGCTG GGAACCCGGAAGTGAATGGGCATTAAATCAAGCTAAACATAATTTAGTCAATGAATATTTCCTTGTCGGAGTCACAGAACAAATGGAAGACTTTGTCGATCTCCTTGAAAGATCGCTTCCTAG AATATTCAAAGGATTTCGAGAACACTATCAGCACTCAAACAAATCACACCTAAGACAAACATCATGGAAGATCGCACCCAGCGAAGAGACTGTTGCAGCAATAATGAATTCGAAAATTTGGCAAATGGAAAACGATTTGTACGAATTTGCCCTTGCACAATtccaattcaataaaaagaaactaacaATTCCAGACAAAAATAATCGTTTACAAAAGTTTATGTATGAAAAAATTCGACCAAAGTAG
- the LOC129941002 gene encoding probable RNA polymerase II nuclear localization protein SLC7A6OS, protein MPAVVRVKRRIDEEPLGAFVLNGKKRRIDESDTNSAANNTTPLDLFDTSKDEISTILKFAGTVQSQDEKVTTQIARLTKDEAIELAKKHRQQPISATERGRQEMRAQSNQNRFKVVNCFRAIDTETEDANPKEITIVDIEKQPLTTTIEDPANIATTSSNQRQHEPQPSVTPATTIEENFTPTDGDGYVYDLYLPENEQQADDVDYTDNYLSVRAYEELVYEDCYNDEEGEDSEDSNEENYFRNDYPDEEDDDADNDSMGFRDMRRAIETIDFDANENELSSDDEDYHQARSGFVFSIDAGDEDFADDVDYRDVDRYGTAYARYKKRILRDMQAENSEDEEDRHNGDISEQSDYVDDENSEDD, encoded by the exons atGCCTGCAGTCGTTCGCGTTAAACGTCGTATCGACGAAGAACCCCTAGGAGCCTTTGTCCTAAATGGCAAGAAACGTCGCATTGATGAGAGTGATACGAACAGCGCCGCAAATAACACAACTCCATTGGATCTCTTCGACACGAGCAAGGATGAAATTTCAACAATTCTCAAATTCGCTGGAACCGTACAATCGCAG gaTGAAAAAGTCACAACACAAATCGCCCGTCTAACTAAAGACGAAGCAATTGAACTCGCCAAAAAACACCGCCAACAACCGATCAGCGCCACAGAACGCGGTAGGCAGGAAATGCGCGCCCAAAGTAACCAGAATCGTTTCAAGGTCGTTAATTGTTTCCGTGCCATCGACACAGAAACTGAAGATGCCAATCCTAAAGAGATCACAATTGTAGACATAGAAAAACAGCCTTTAACCACGACTATTGAAGATCCAGCCAACATAGCCACAACTAGTTCGAATCAACGACAGCATGAGCCTCAACCATCGGTAACTCCTGCTACAACTATTGAGGAGAACTTCACTCCAACAGATGGCGATGGCTATGTCTACGATTTGTATCTACCAGAGAACGAACAGCAGGCAGACGACGTCGATTACACGGACAACTATCTAAG CGTTCGTGCTTATGAGGAGCTTGTATATGAAGATTGTTACAATGACGAAGAAGGTGAAGATTCAGAAGACTCAAATGAAGAGAATTATTTTCGTAATGATTATCCCGATGAAGAAGACGATGATGCAGACAATGATTCTATGGGTTTTCGAGATATGAGAAGAGCTATAGAAACTATAGATTTTG ATGCAAATGAAAATGAACTGTCTAGTGATGACGAGGATTACCATCAAGCTCGGAGTGGTTTTGTCTTTAGCATAGATGCTGGGGATGAAGATTTTGCCGATGATGTTGATTATCGTGATGTTGATCGTTATGGTACAGCATATGCCCGTTATAAAAAGAGAATTTTACGAGACATGCAAGCAGAAAATTCTGAGGACGAAGAAGATAGGCATAATGGAGACATCTCTGAACAGAGCGATTATGTGGATGATGAAAATTCTGAGGATGATTga
- the LOC129941609 gene encoding heparin sulfate O-sulfotransferase isoform X2 — MRFRKLKMLSTTKPLVCITISGILVTTCLCYWLLYSEVRLETFHDVAPPKAGRLAANDLNPDYDYDENLVVLYNRVPKTGSTSFVNIAYDLCKKNRFHVLHINVTANMHALSLPNQVTFVRNVTKWREMKPALYHGHMAFLDFSKFQIAHKPIYINIVRKPLDRLVSYYYFLRYGDNYRPNLVRKKAGNKMTFDKCVESKQPDCDPKNMWLQIPFFCGHAAECWEPGSEWALNQAKHNLVNEYFLVGVTEQMEDFVDLLERSLPRIFKGFREHYQHSNKSHLRQTSWKIAPSEETVAAIMNSKIWQMENDLYEFALAQFQFNKKKLTIPDKNNRLQKFMYEKIRPK; from the exons ATGAGATTTAGAAAACTGAAGATGTTATCAACAACAAAGCCACTGGTTTGCATTACTATCAGCGGAATTTTGGTCACAACATGTCTATGCTATTGGCTTTTGTATTCCGAAGTGCGGCTAGAAACATTCCATGACG TTGCGCCGCCCAAAGCTGGACGACTTGCTGCAAATGATTTAAATCCAGATTACGATTATGATGAGAATCTAGTGGTTCTGTATAATCGTGTGCCGAAGACTGGTTCCACCAGCTTCGTTAATATTGCCTATGATCTATGCAAGAAGAATCGCTTTCATGTCCTGCATATCAATGTCACGGCCAACATGCATGCTCTATCGTTGCCCAATCAG GTGACATTTGTGAGGAATGTTACGAAGTGGCGCGAAATGAAACCGGCACTATATCATGGCCATATGGCCTTTCTTGACTTCTCCAA ATTCCAAATAGCACATAAACCAATTTACATTAATATAGTTCGTAAGCCTTTAGATAGATtagtttcttattattattttcttcgttATGGGGACAACTATCGACCGAATTTAGTCCGCAAGAAGGCTGGCAACAAAATG ACATTTGACAAATGTGTCGAATCCAAACAACCTGACTGTGATCCGAAGAATATGTGGCTACAAATTCCATTCTTTTGTGGACATGCAGCCGAGTGCTG GGAACCCGGAAGTGAATGGGCATTAAATCAAGCTAAACATAATTTAGTCAATGAATATTTCCTTGTCGGAGTCACAGAACAAATGGAAGACTTTGTCGATCTCCTTGAAAGATCGCTTCCTAG AATATTCAAAGGATTTCGAGAACACTATCAGCACTCAAACAAATCACACCTAAGACAAACATCATGGAAGATCGCACCCAGCGAAGAGACTGTTGCAGCAATAATGAATTCGAAAATTTGGCAAATGGAAAACGATTTGTACGAATTTGCCCTTGCACAATtccaattcaataaaaagaaactaacaATTCCAGACAAAAATAATCGTTTACAAAAGTTTATGTATGAAAAAATTCGACCAAAGTAG